The Helianthus annuus cultivar XRQ/B chromosome 11, HanXRQr2.0-SUNRISE, whole genome shotgun sequence region TTTTGTATCTAAACATTACTATTTTCCATTACATTTCCCGGTCGCtcaacaaaaagaaatataagaCTCAAAATTAATAAAATAGTATACAACTTGTAATTACAAATAACAGTGTTTTAAAAATCTGCTCTTACCAAAGGGACAAACTCAACATCTGTTTCCCTAAACTTTGCAAACCAAAACGTCTGTTGAAGACAACCACTGTTGAAAGAAAAGTCTGTTAAACCAAACAACCCCAGCTCATGAGCCAAACAAACTCTGCTGATGAACCAAAAGGTCTGTTAAGACAAAgactgctgaagcaaaggtctgCTAAAGAGAACCTCTGCTGATGAAGCCAAATGTATGATGAACCTAAGTTCCGTTGTGGACCAAAAAATATTAAACAATTCAACAGaagatctataatataagatcttTAACAGATGATGATCAACAACTCATATGGTCTGTTGAAGCACGCTATAACAAATCTTAGCCTTTAACAGATCTTTAACAGTTCTTAGGGGTTAACAGATGTTAGCACActataacagtgcttagcctCTAACAGATGTTAATGTATCTCAGACCCTAACAGTTTTCCCACTAACCAATTGATTAAATTTTCATTCATTAATCTAACAATAATATACAACCCTACTACTTGTTCAGTCCATCAATATCACCAAAAATGTATATAATGTATAATAACAATATTATATAACAAACTAAAGGTTAACTTTACTTGATATTTGAACCGTAGACGTTACATACCATATTCATCATTGTAGCCCTTATAAACCAAACTTTTAACTACAGTTTGTTAAAACAACAATTAACACACATAAATAAAAACCACAAggattctttaaaaataagtggTTTCTACTTATCTCTCATAAGAATTGTTTTTTCATAAGCATCTAATTGTTAACCTTAGTCAGCTTCTTCCGGGTTCTTCTCACATTAGTGGATAGCTCACCAACGTTGACAACATCAGCATCTTGAGCCATCCGCTTTCCATTGGGACTTGATCCAGaatccttttcaacttcaacggCTGAAGAGTTGGCCGTAACAGAGACAGCATCCTTGCAACAGATCACAAAACAACTATTgatctcatttaataaaataatgaactctttttaaacatactaaacatagtttaaaaataaatactcACCCTTGAAGTTCGTACAGCAGACACCTAGGAAGATTCTGAAAGGTTAACATCTTTAACGTCAGCTACCTCTTGAGTAACCTAAAGGATCATAATATATGATATCATATAAAAAAGTGCAGAATCCAGTctttaaaactcaaaagaaaaataaatagattGAAAGAGTAATTTTATATGCTACCTCATCAGTATTTTCATCACCATTACCATCTCCACCAACCAACTCAACAGTTATTACTGGATCATCACATGTTTTTTGCACAGTATAAACACGAGATTGAACTCTGAAACATCAATCTTAAAAGCAGCCTTCTTATCAACCAATCGAAATATCTCATGAGGGAAACATCCAGTATCATTGGCCTTAACCTGCCTCTCTCTTATGTCACTCGCCGCTAATCCAAGAAGCTTCTAAACATCTCTATCAAACATAACAAAAGAAACACTACCACTCTCATCCTGCACCCGGACTTGCACCTTGAACCTGAAATATACACAAATAAGTAAACTGCAAAACTATATTCAAATATCAGTCTTAGAAtgttacttatataaatataacgtTAACTAATCATCATTGCTTACTTTGTGGTGATCGATGTACATTCACTATGACATTTGGGACAAACCAAAGAAGTTGCAGGCAATCGAACAATAtcatctgaaacattttcaacaTTCTGCAAGTATTCACTTTTACCCATCACCTTCTTGAAACACTTACAACAGGAAACATAAAACCAACCATACTCTTTTGCACAATCTTAATTGTCGCAACCACAACACAAGACATTTCCTGTAAAAACAATATATGAACTTGTAATCTCTAGTTTGACAAACATGCAGGTGACAAACCAAACAAATAACCAAACTATGTAAAAAGATGTGAAACCTTTTCTATCTCACTAatctcatcaacatgtttcttcacACCATCAGTTACAAATTCTTTATGCAATGGAAAAACACTCTGAGACGATAGTATTGTTTGAGAAGTAGAACCACTCCCTTGTCCAAACTTTAGTATAAGACTTTTGAATACCACAAATGATTAGAATTAGTATACAAATAACATGAAACCAAGTATTTGACTTGAACATCTATATACAATAGAAATTACATTGACAAATTACCTCCTCCTTAGCTCATTAActtcatcaatttcttcattCAGAAAAATCCGTGTTGCAAACTTATCACTTTGAACAGTATATTCACCTACATGCAAAAGTATATAGATATTCAATGTATACCTGTCTTTATATTGCCAGAAATAAACAGTATAGTTATGATTTGCAGAAAGTAACAAAAATACATTTCCATTCCTTACACTTTCCGTGCTGTATAACAGCCATCACATGCTCATGAGGTGGGATTTTAGAAATGAAGTTCTTAATCTGCAGAGCATAATCATTCCACACAATACACCGCAAAACCTTACCCCTACATGAAAAGAATATTCATATGACGATATACTAAAGGCTAATTTATGACGATTTCTTTCCAAATCTCTAATATCAAAACCAAATTGAATGTATAAAAACACAAAATCAAAGGAAAATTATGACAATTATTAAATTAGCAAATGAGCCATAAATTAACTAACATATTCACTAAGAATAAACTGTTGTTCTCATTTATTACCATGATTCAGCATTAGATACGAACACTATAGATCTCATTTATTACCATTACCATGATCCCACATTAAATACCAACAttcttcatcttatttattaACATCATTAAATACAAACAATGATCAGTACATGACTGCACATGTAAACAACAACTTACTCCAAGTCTTCAATATCGAAATTGATCTTCTTAGTATCCTTTGGAGGTCAATCAAAGATTTCAAGATCTCCACAACAAACCACAAATCCAGCAACATCTATATGATCACATTATACAAGAATATAAGTAAAACTctctaatattatacaagcaagacatgattacaaaaatatacacTACCAACACTCAAAGCGTTTAACGCCTCTCCTTGAAGAATATCTTCATAAGCTCTGAAGTTGAAACCATACTCAACACCTTGCCAATCTCTCGCATGAGTAACAGTTGTACATCTATAAAAGTTAATTTTATAAGGCTGCACTACTACtttatataaatctttattcTCACCAACACCAAATTTCGACAGAATCACAACAACATCTTCTTGAAGCTGTCCATCAAAAACAGGTATCAGATAACTCTTAATACCTGCTTGAATCTTAGCACCCTGAAGAACATTTAAAGAAAGTGTCTTCTTAGCATACACCACTACATTCTCTAATAAAACGGAAAAGCAGAAATACAAATTACCT contains the following coding sequences:
- the LOC110888192 gene encoding replication protein A 70 kDa DNA-binding subunit A-like gives rise to the protein MNMMSPIINVSGDRRSISISVDSNNLSFVNDLNPGKDMWNMKARIIRKWNQGYKMDLIFINEKGAKIQAGIKSYLIPVFDGQLQEDVVVILSKFGVGENKDLYKVVVQPYKINFYRCTTVTHARDWQGVEYGFNFRAYEDILQGEALNALSVGSMLLDLWFVVEILKSLIDLQRILRRSISILKTWSKLLFTCAVMGKVLRCIVWNDYALQIKNFISKIPPHEHVMAVIQHGKCKEWKCEYTVQSDKFATRIFLNEEIDEVNELRRSLILKFGQGSGSTSQTILSSQSVFPLHKEFVTDGVKKHVDEISEIEKEMSCVVVATIKIVQKSMVGFMFPVNVENVSDDIVRLPATSLVCPKCHSECTSITTKFKVQVRVQDESGSVSFVIVQSRVYTVQKTCDDPVITVELVGGDGNGDENTDEVTQEDAVSVTANSSAVEVEKDSGSSPNGKRMAQDADVVNVGELSTNVRRTRKKLTKVNN